The window GGCCTTGAAGTCCTCGTCCATCATCGTGAGGGCCTTGTCGAGCTCCGCGTCGAACTTCTCTTCGTACTTCACGCGGGTGAGGAGCTCCCGCGACTTCACGGAGGCGACGTCCTTCACGGGGACGTCGAGGGACACCGCCTTCCGGCCGAGGTCCGAGAACTTCTTGATCGCGGAGATGAGCTTGAACTGCCGCTCGGGCGGGCAGAACGTGTCGATCGGGTGGTAGGCGTTCTGCTGGAGGAAGATCTCCCGCACCATGCGCGCGACCTCGAGGGTCAGCTGCTGGTCCGGGGGCAGCGCGTCCGCCCCCACGAGGCGGACGATCTCTTCGAGCTCCGATTCCTCCTGGAGCGTGCGCTGGGCCCACGCGCGGAGCTTGGGCCAATCCTCGTTGACCTTCGTCCGGAAATACTCCTCGAGCTGGTTCCCGTACAGGCTGTACGACGTGAGCCAGTTGATCGCGGGGAAGTGCCGGCGTGCGCGGAGCGCCGTGTCGAGTGCCCAGAACACCTTGACGATGCGGAGCGTGCCCTGGGTCACGGGCTCGGAGAAATCGCCGCCGCTCGGCGACACGGCCCCGACGACGCTGACGCTCCCTTCGCGGTCGTTCAAGGTGGTCACGCGACCGGCTCGCTCGTAGAACTCGCTCAGCCGCGCGGAGAGGTACGCCGGGAAGCCTTCCTCGCCGGGCATCTCCTCGAGGCGGCTCGAGATCTCCCGCATGGCCTCCGCCCATCTCGACGTCGAATCGGCCATGAGAGCCACGTTGTAGCCCATGTCGCGATAGTACTCGGCAAGCGTCATGCCCGTGTACACGGACGCCTCCCGGGCCGCGACGGGCATGTTGCTCGTGTTCGCGATGAGGGCCATGCGGTCCATGAGGGGGGACCCCGTGTATGGGTCTTCGAGCTTCGGGAACGTGGTCAGGACTTCCGTCATCTCGTTCCCGCGCTCGCCGCAGCCGATGTAGATGACGACCTGAGCGTCGCACCATTTGGACAGTTGCTGCTCGCTCACCGTCTTTCCTGTCCCGAACCCTCCGGGAATCGCCGCGGTCCCGCCCTTCGCAAGGGGGAACAGGAAGTCCATGACCCGTTGCCCCGTGATCAGCGGGACGGACGGCATGAGTCGGTCCTTGGTGGGCCGCGCGCGCCGCACGGGCCACTCCTGCATCATCATGAGCTTCTGGCCCGCGCTCAGTTCGACGACCGTCTCGTCGACCTTCATTCTGCCGCTCCGGATGCGGGCGACCTTGCCCGACAGGTCCGGAGGGACCATGACGCGGTGCTCGACGTTCTTGGCCTCCTGGACCGTCCCGAGCACTTGACCGCCCCGGACCGCGTCGCCCTCCTTGACCGCGGGTTTGAAATCCCAGAGCTTCTCGCGGCTCAGGCCCGGAGCCCGCACGCCCCGGAGGACGAAGTCGCCCATGACCTTCTGAAGGACGGGCAGCGGCCGCTGCACGCCGTCGTAGATGTTGCCCAACAGCCCGGGCCCGAGCTCGACGGTGAGCGGTTTGCCCGAGTCCACGACCGGCTCGCCGGGGCGGACGCCTGCGGTCTCCTCGTACACCTGGATGACCGTCTTCTCGCCGCGGAGCTGGATGACCTCGCCCATGAGCTTCTCCGTGCCGACGTACATGACGTCGTACATCCGGGGGCGCAGCCCGGTCGCCGTCACAACCGGACCGGCGACCCTCAGGATCTCCCCCGTCCCCTTCGCGTGCTCCACCGTTGCACCCAACGCCATGCTGACACCTCACTTGAACAGATCAACGCCAATGGCCCGCTTCACCTTGGTCCGCAGGTCCTCGTCCTCCTTCGCCCCCACGCCGATCACGACGGGCCGGGCGACGGTCTCGAGCCGCCGCCGCATCGTGTTGCTCAGGGATTTCATGTCGGCCGTGTCAAGGACCAAGATGCCGACGTCCGCGTCGTCGAGGACCGCCCCGATCTTCTTCTCCAAGTCCTCCCGGGTCGCAGGAATCGCCTTCCGCACGCCGACGAGCTTGAACCCCTGGACGAAGTCGTCCCGGCCGACCGCGGCGATTTCCATGTTCAGACCACCAGGAGTTCTCGGATCGTTTCGACAGGAAGCCCGCTCTCCTTGCCGCGGGCGATGAGCCGGATGTTCGTGGCCTCCCGGTCCTTCAGGACGATGAAGTCCAGGATGGGCAGGATCGACAACGGGTGGAGGTGCGCGTACCGCGCGGCACCCAGCAGGTGCACCTTCTCCACGCGGCGGATGAGCACGCCGATGCCGGTCTCCTCGACCTTCTCCAGCGCCGCAGCGATGTCCTCGTAGAACGAGTAGGCCTGGAGCCCCTGGATCAGGTTCGGCTTGTCCAGGGTGACGAGCTCGTGGAGCTCGTCGACGGTCATCTCGAAGCCTCCGTCGAGGAAGATCTCGCGCTGGAACTTCGCCTTCGCCGACCAGGCTCGGAGGAGCGTCTTCAGGTTCAGGATGTCAATCTCCCGCTCCACGAACTGGCGCATGAGCCGGTTCGCGTCCGTCGCGGTTGGGATGGAGGCGAGGAGCTCCGCGTAGTACAGCCGGGAGATGAGGTCCTCCCAGTCCGACCAGTTCGACACGTCACCGGGCTTCTTACCTAGGATGGAGAGTGCGTTCGCGTAGATCGTGTCCTCGAGCTCCCGGAAGACCGCGTCCAGGCTCGGCGCGTCGACGAGCTGGGTGAGGAACTCCTCGCTGAAACTCCCTGCGGGGACGAGGTCCTCCGCGACGTCCTCCGCCGCGGCGCCGTACGTCTTCGCACGGACGATCGTCTTGATGTTCTCCAGGTCGTACCGGTCCAGATAGCGGCCGATCATCGCGCGAAGCCCGCCTTCCGAGAAGTCGTAGATCTTGTTGTACGTCTCCGCGAGGTTGCGCGAGACCGCGTTCTCGATCAGGTCGACGCCGGAGTACTTCGCGCCGAGGGCGAGCATCTCCGCCTTGTACTCCCGCTCGCCCAGGAACCTCGCGATCTCAGGGATCCCCATCAGGAGGAGCCGGTCGTACGTCTCCTTGGGCAGAAGGGAGGCGCGCTTCGCCTTGACCCGCGCGGTCACGTACGGGTAGTTCCCCGATTCCAGGGGAATCCGGTCACGGATCCAGCGGTACCGCTTGAGCACGCGGGCCCGCAGGTCCTCCGTCACGCCTTGGATGCTCTCGAGGGCCATAGAATCTCCGCAACCTCGCGCACGGAGTCGTTCCAGACGTCGCGAAGGATCGACTCGTATCGCAGGTCCACCCGCCGCGTCCCGTCCGCGTTCTCGATGACAAGTCCGCCCTCGCACTCCACGCTGCCCGCGTAGGCCTTGCCGACGAGCCCCTTCACGAACGCCGCGTCCCGCGCGTTCGAGTAGACCCGGCCGCCCGCCCTCCACTCGGACTCGTTCGCCTTGAGAAGCGCTTGGAGCATCCTCGGGTTCTCCTTGAGCGCTCCCAGGCGGGCCAAGGCTCGTTGGTACACCTCGTCCAGGGCGTCCTTCTGGGCCGCGAGTACGATCTTTCGGGTCTCGAGCTCGGCGCGCGCCAGATCTTGGACACGCTTGCGTTCGGCGGCCTGGCGCGCCCGCTCCCCGGCGTCCTGTGCGGCCTTCTCGCCCTCCACGCGGACCTCGGAGAGCATCCGCTCAGCCTCCGCCCGCGCCTGCGCGAGGATCTCCTCCGCCTCGGACTTCCCCTTGTCCAGGATGACCTGGACGAAGGATTCCAGACTCACCGGAAACCCTTCTCGTGGATCAGATCTTCCCAAGCAGCAGGATGGCGATGACCAGCCCGAAGACGACGATCGTCTCGGGGATAACGACCAACGGGAGGACCCGGCCGAACAGCTCGGGCTTCTCCGCGATGGCGCCCACGGACGCCGCGCCGATCACCTTTTCAGCCCACGCTGTGGCCAATCCCGTGCCGAGCACGGTGAGGGCCGCAGCGATGGCAACTCCTGCCGTTCCGACATCTCCAACTGCCATTGCTTACACCTCCGATTTCGTTCGCTCGCCAAAGGGCCGGAACAGCGTTCCAGTGCCCTTGTAAAACTTGAGGAAGAATTCGACGTAGTTGAGACGAACGGATTGGATCGTCCCAGAGATCGTGCTCAGGAGGAACATCATGAGGTTGCA is drawn from Thermoplasmata archaeon and contains these coding sequences:
- a CDS encoding V-type ATP synthase subunit E family protein translates to MSLESFVQVILDKGKSEAEEILAQARAEAERMLSEVRVEGEKAAQDAGERARQAAERKRVQDLARAELETRKIVLAAQKDALDEVYQRALARLGALKENPRMLQALLKANESEWRAGGRVYSNARDAAFVKGLVGKAYAGSVECEGGLVIENADGTRRVDLRYESILRDVWNDSVREVAEILWPSRASKA
- a CDS encoding V-type ATP synthase subunit F — its product is MEIAAVGRDDFVQGFKLVGVRKAIPATREDLEKKIGAVLDDADVGILVLDTADMKSLSNTMRRRLETVARPVVIGVGAKEDEDLRTKVKRAIGVDLFK
- a CDS encoding V-type ATP synthase subunit A, producing the protein MALGATVEHAKGTGEILRVAGPVVTATGLRPRMYDVMYVGTEKLMGEVIQLRGEKTVIQVYEETAGVRPGEPVVDSGKPLTVELGPGLLGNIYDGVQRPLPVLQKVMGDFVLRGVRAPGLSREKLWDFKPAVKEGDAVRGGQVLGTVQEAKNVEHRVMVPPDLSGKVARIRSGRMKVDETVVELSAGQKLMMMQEWPVRRARPTKDRLMPSVPLITGQRVMDFLFPLAKGGTAAIPGGFGTGKTVSEQQLSKWCDAQVVIYIGCGERGNEMTEVLTTFPKLEDPYTGSPLMDRMALIANTSNMPVAAREASVYTGMTLAEYYRDMGYNVALMADSTSRWAEAMREISSRLEEMPGEEGFPAYLSARLSEFYERAGRVTTLNDREGSVSVVGAVSPSGGDFSEPVTQGTLRIVKVFWALDTALRARRHFPAINWLTSYSLYGNQLEEYFRTKVNEDWPKLRAWAQRTLQEESELEEIVRLVGADALPPDQQLTLEVARMVREIFLQQNAYHPIDTFCPPERQFKLISAIKKFSDLGRKAVSLDVPVKDVASVKSRELLTRVKYEEKFDAELDKALTMMDEDFKALEGR
- the ahaC gene encoding ATP synthase A1 subunit C; protein product: MALESIQGVTEDLRARVLKRYRWIRDRIPLESGNYPYVTARVKAKRASLLPKETYDRLLLMGIPEIARFLGEREYKAEMLALGAKYSGVDLIENAVSRNLAETYNKIYDFSEGGLRAMIGRYLDRYDLENIKTIVRAKTYGAAAEDVAEDLVPAGSFSEEFLTQLVDAPSLDAVFRELEDTIYANALSILGKKPGDVSNWSDWEDLISRLYYAELLASIPTATDANRLMRQFVEREIDILNLKTLLRAWSAKAKFQREIFLDGGFEMTVDELHELVTLDKPNLIQGLQAYSFYEDIAAALEKVEETGIGVLIRRVEKVHLLGAARYAHLHPLSILPILDFIVLKDREATNIRLIARGKESGLPVETIRELLVV